In a single window of the Petrotoga olearia DSM 13574 genome:
- a CDS encoding carbohydrate ABC transporter permease, protein MSVQKKKARAGFFIILPSLAFIGIFVYYFIFLTIRTSTSNWNSFTSLLSGEYKFVGLRNYQRLFNDPRFQTDLWNTLFFTLFFLAGCIILGIFLANIIDKKLRGSSFFQNLFLFPMAISYVVTGTVWGWIFAPGNIPTSPQGINLLLENLGWSNLQWMWYTSTQSIGKFNLALIPVIIAATWQMSGYVMAMYLAGLRAIPEEMIEAAQVDGATGTQLFWRIKFPMLRPITLSAMIVIGHMSLKIFDLIYAMTGSGPNNVTDMPAIYMFEQMFRSNRYAIASAIAIIMLIMVAAVIIPYLYSSFRGER, encoded by the coding sequence ATGTCTGTTCAAAAGAAAAAGGCAAGAGCAGGATTTTTTATAATCTTACCTTCTTTGGCTTTCATTGGTATATTTGTCTATTATTTCATATTTTTGACAATAAGAACATCGACTTCTAACTGGAACAGTTTCACCTCATTGTTGAGTGGAGAGTATAAATTTGTGGGGTTGAGAAATTATCAAAGATTATTCAACGACCCCAGATTTCAAACAGATTTATGGAACACATTATTTTTCACATTATTTTTCCTTGCAGGATGTATAATACTTGGTATATTTTTAGCTAATATTATTGACAAAAAATTGAGAGGTTCAAGTTTTTTTCAAAACTTGTTTTTATTCCCCATGGCAATTTCATATGTAGTAACAGGTACTGTTTGGGGTTGGATATTCGCACCAGGAAACATACCAACCTCACCACAAGGAATTAACCTATTACTTGAAAACCTTGGATGGTCTAATTTACAATGGATGTGGTACACAAGTACACAATCGATAGGTAAATTCAATCTAGCGTTGATACCAGTGATAATTGCAGCAACCTGGCAGATGTCGGGATACGTAATGGCAATGTATTTAGCTGGGCTTAGAGCAATACCTGAAGAGATGATAGAAGCTGCACAAGTGGATGGGGCAACAGGTACTCAATTGTTTTGGCGGATAAAGTTCCCAATGCTAAGACCAATAACCCTTAGTGCAATGATAGTAATAGGACACATGTCACTAAAGATATTCGATTTAATATACGCTATGACTGGAAGCGGACCTAATAACGTTACCGATATGCCCGCTATTTATATGTTTGAACAGATGTTTAGATCCAACAGATACGCAATCGCATCAGCCATCGCAATAATAATGCTGATAATGGTGGCGGCCGTTATAATACCTTATCTGTACAGTTCCTTTAGGGGGGAAAGATGA
- a CDS encoding extracellular solute-binding protein, protein MKKLVGIVLLSVLSFTMIFAQSGQVEIFSWWTGGGEEEALLATIQDFNELYPNIQVINATVAGGAGTNAKAVLKTRMLGGNPPDTFQVHAGWELTDTYVLPGLMEPLTNYLKSWGVYDKFPEGLIDIVSYQGEVYSIPLTVHRSNVVFYNKKLFNEIGLTKEPETWNEFINALEKAKAAGYTPLAMGDKNKWEAGQIAENLMVAEFGAVNYNKLFNGELSFNDKRLDNALEKMVQLMNYVNVDHAALEWQDASRLLYEDKAVFNLMGDWAEGYFKTLGWIPGEDFGWFELPGTQAVFVLISDTFGLPKNAPNRENALILLEYLASTRAQSLFNPIKGSIPARMDADPGDDPYLIQTAEDFKTLIISPSIVHGSAAPEAFVTSFNDAINNLVTTKNVKQAKQMILWAAEDVNLLTD, encoded by the coding sequence ATGAAAAAGTTAGTAGGCATAGTACTTCTAAGTGTATTAAGTTTCACTATGATTTTTGCCCAAAGTGGGCAGGTAGAGATATTCAGCTGGTGGACAGGTGGAGGAGAAGAAGAGGCTCTGCTAGCAACTATTCAAGATTTTAATGAATTATATCCAAACATTCAGGTAATCAATGCAACTGTTGCCGGTGGAGCAGGAACAAACGCCAAAGCAGTTTTAAAAACAAGAATGCTAGGCGGAAACCCACCAGACACATTCCAAGTACACGCTGGTTGGGAGTTAACAGATACATACGTATTACCAGGACTAATGGAACCACTAACAAACTATCTCAAATCCTGGGGAGTATACGACAAATTCCCAGAAGGTTTAATAGACATAGTAAGTTATCAAGGTGAAGTTTATTCAATCCCTTTGACGGTGCATAGAAGCAACGTTGTATTCTACAACAAGAAGTTATTTAACGAAATAGGTTTGACAAAAGAACCCGAAACATGGAACGAATTCATAAATGCTTTAGAAAAGGCGAAAGCTGCTGGTTACACTCCACTTGCAATGGGAGATAAAAACAAATGGGAAGCGGGTCAAATTGCAGAGAATCTCATGGTAGCTGAATTTGGAGCCGTAAATTACAACAAATTATTTAACGGCGAACTATCTTTCAATGATAAAAGACTTGACAATGCTTTAGAAAAAATGGTACAACTTATGAACTACGTAAACGTAGACCATGCAGCATTGGAATGGCAAGATGCTTCAAGACTGTTGTACGAAGACAAAGCCGTTTTCAACTTAATGGGTGACTGGGCAGAAGGGTACTTCAAAACCTTAGGTTGGATACCAGGCGAAGATTTTGGATGGTTTGAATTACCTGGTACACAAGCTGTGTTTGTGCTAATATCTGATACCTTTGGGTTGCCAAAGAATGCTCCAAATAGAGAAAATGCATTGATCCTTTTGGAATACCTAGCTTCCACAAGGGCTCAATCATTGTTTAACCCAATTAAAGGTTCTATCCCAGCAAGAATGGATGCAGACCCAGGAGACGATCCATACTTGATTCAAACAGCTGAGGATTTCAAAACTCTCATCATCTCACCATCCATCGTTCACGGTTCTGCTGCACCTGAAGCATTTGTCACTTCATTCAACGATGCCATTAACAACTTAGTAACTACTAAAAACGTAAAACAAGCCAAACAAATGATACTATGGGCTGCTGAAGACGTAAATCTACTCACAGATTAA